The Kitasatospora setae KM-6054 genome contains a region encoding:
- a CDS encoding F0F1 ATP synthase subunit gamma: protein MGAQLRVYKRRIRSVTATKKITKAMEMISASRIVKAQRAVAASTPYADELTRAVTAVATRSTAKHPLTTENPNAKRAAVLLITADRGLAGGYSTNAIKQSLALAARLREEGKDVVTYIVGRKGVGYYGFRNLAVANSWTGFSDKPTYGDAKTVSADLIAAFTAETGGVDELHLVSTEFQSMLTQTAVDHRLLPLKLDEVELSDGAPAKNQIFPLYDFEPSAEGVLDALLPRYVESRIYNALLQSAASEHAARRRAMKSATDNAGELIKSLTRLANSARQAEITQEISEIVGGANALADASAGSE, encoded by the coding sequence ATGGGAGCACAGCTTCGGGTCTACAAGCGCCGCATCCGCTCCGTCACCGCGACGAAGAAGATCACCAAGGCGATGGAGATGATCTCCGCGTCGCGCATCGTCAAGGCGCAGCGCGCGGTGGCCGCCTCCACTCCGTACGCCGACGAGCTCACCCGCGCGGTGACCGCGGTGGCCACCCGGTCCACCGCGAAGCACCCGCTGACCACCGAGAACCCGAACGCGAAGCGCGCCGCCGTCCTGCTGATCACGGCGGACCGCGGCCTGGCGGGCGGCTACTCGACCAACGCCATCAAGCAGTCGCTGGCGCTCGCCGCCCGCCTCCGCGAAGAGGGCAAGGACGTGGTCACGTACATCGTCGGCCGCAAGGGCGTGGGCTACTACGGCTTCCGCAACCTCGCGGTGGCGAACTCCTGGACCGGCTTCTCCGACAAGCCGACCTACGGGGACGCCAAGACGGTGTCGGCTGATCTCATCGCGGCCTTCACCGCGGAGACCGGTGGCGTGGACGAGCTGCACCTGGTGTCGACCGAGTTCCAGTCGATGCTGACGCAGACCGCCGTCGACCACCGCCTGCTGCCGCTCAAGCTCGACGAGGTCGAGCTGAGCGACGGGGCGCCGGCCAAGAACCAGATCTTCCCGCTGTACGACTTCGAGCCGTCGGCGGAGGGCGTCCTCGACGCGCTGCTGCCGCGGTACGTCGAGAGCCGGATCTACAACGCGCTGCTGCAGTCGGCCGCTTCCGAGCACGCCGCCCGCCGCCGCGCGATGAAGAGCGCGACGGACAACGCCGGCGAGCTCATCAAGTCGCTGACGCGGCTTGCCAACTCGGCCCGTCAGGCCGAGATCACCCAGGAAATCAGCGAGATCGTGGGCGGCGCGAACGCGCTGGCCGACGCTAGCGCGGGGAGCGAATGA